One region of Limnospira fusiformis SAG 85.79 genomic DNA includes:
- a CDS encoding reverse transcriptase N-terminal domain-containing protein gives MNNVWKVIPWAKVQRKVFKLQKRIFQASKSGQDAKARRWQRLLVKSYYACETFRSEIGMQCPK, from the coding sequence ATGAATAACGTATGGAAAGTTATCCCATGGGCTAAGGTTCAGCGGAAAGTTTTTAAGCTCCAAAAGAGGATATTTCAAGCATCTAAATCGGGACAGGACGCGAAGGCCAGAAGGTGGCAACGTCTATTGGTGAAATCATATTATGCGTGCGAGACGTTTAGGAGTGAAATAGGGATGCAATGCCCGAAATAG
- a CDS encoding IS630 family transposase — MPAPYSYDLRQKVIDAIKLDGMPKTEASQVFHVSRNTINLWLQRKAQTGDFLPKPHHRPGNNHKITDWQKFKAFAQEHGHKTSAQMAELWDDDISPRTISRALKKIGFTRKKTYGYQERWKQQREEFMAQIEQMEPEEVVYLDEAAMNSQDSDYPYGYCEEGKRFHALKSGKRQGRVSMIAAWCHQQLLAPFSFEGCCNRTVFELWLEFILIPTLKPGQTLVLDNATFHKGGRIAELVEAAQCRLLYLPPYSPDLKKIEKCWSWLKARIRHCIEQFDSLHDAMDSVLQAAS, encoded by the coding sequence ATGCCAGCCCCCTATAGTTACGACCTCAGACAAAAAGTTATTGATGCCATTAAACTAGACGGTATGCCCAAAACAGAAGCCAGTCAAGTTTTCCATGTCAGCCGGAACACCATTAATCTCTGGCTGCAAAGAAAAGCACAGACCGGAGACTTCCTCCCTAAACCTCATCACCGACCTGGCAATAACCACAAAATTACCGACTGGCAGAAATTCAAGGCTTTTGCCCAAGAGCATGGCCACAAAACCTCCGCTCAAATGGCTGAACTTTGGGATGACGACATCTCTCCTCGCACCATATCCAGAGCCTTGAAGAAAATTGGCTTCACCAGAAAAAAAACTTACGGCTACCAAGAACGTTGGAAGCAACAGCGAGAGGAGTTTATGGCTCAGATTGAACAGATGGAGCCGGAAGAAGTGGTCTACCTCGATGAAGCCGCCATGAATAGTCAGGACTCGGATTACCCTTATGGTTACTGCGAGGAAGGAAAACGCTTCCATGCACTCAAATCAGGGAAGAGGCAGGGCAGGGTAAGTATGATAGCCGCATGGTGTCATCAACAACTCTTAGCTCCCTTTAGCTTTGAGGGTTGTTGTAATCGGACAGTGTTTGAGTTGTGGTTGGAGTTCATCTTAATTCCAACATTGAAGCCAGGTCAGACTCTAGTATTGGACAATGCAACGTTTCATAAAGGGGGGCGGATTGCTGAACTGGTGGAGGCAGCTCAATGCCGTTTACTCTATCTACCACCTTATTCGCCAGACCTCAAGAAGATAGAGAAATGTTGGTCGTGGCTGAAAGCCCGTATTCGCCACTGCATTGAGCAGTTTGATTCTCTCCATGATGCCATGGATTCCGTTCTCCAAGCTGCGTCCTAA
- a CDS encoding IS630 family transposase has protein sequence MPAPYSYDLRQKVIDAIELDGMPKTEASQVFHVSRNTINLWLQRKAQTGDFLPKPHHRPGNNHKITDWHKFKAFAQEHGHKTSAQMAELWDDDISPRTISRALKKIGFTRKKTYGYQERWKQQREEFMAQIEQMEPEEVVYLDEAAMNSQDSDYPYGYCEEGKRFHALKSGKRQGRVSMIAAWCHQQLLAPFSFEGCCNRTVFELWLEFILIPTLKPGQTLVLDNATFHKGGRIAELVEAAQCRLLYLPPYSPDLNKIEKCWSWLKARIRHCIEQFDSLHDAMDSVLKAAS, from the coding sequence ATGCCAGCCCCCTATAGTTACGACCTCAGACAAAAAGTTATTGATGCCATTGAACTAGACGGTATGCCCAAAACAGAAGCCAGTCAAGTTTTCCATGTCAGCAGGAACACCATTAATCTCTGGCTGCAAAGAAAAGCACAGACCGGAGACTTCCTCCCTAAACCTCATCACCGACCTGGCAATAACCACAAAATTACCGACTGGCATAAATTCAAGGCTTTTGCCCAAGAGCATGGCCACAAAACCTCCGCTCAAATGGCTGAACTTTGGGATGACGACATCTCTCCTCGCACCATATCCAGAGCCTTGAAGAAAATTGGCTTCACCAGAAAAAAAACTTACGGCTACCAAGAACGTTGGAAGCAACAGCGAGAGGAGTTTATGGCTCAGATTGAACAGATGGAGCCGGAAGAAGTGGTCTACCTCGATGAAGCCGCCATGAATAGTCAGGACTCGGATTACCCTTATGGTTACTGCGAGGAAGGAAAACGCTTCCATGCACTCAAATCAGGGAAGAGGCAGGGCAGGGTAAGTATGATAGCCGCATGGTGTCATCAACAACTCTTAGCTCCCTTTAGCTTTGAGGGTTGTTGTAATCGGACAGTGTTTGAGTTGTGGTTGGAGTTCATCTTAATTCCAACATTGAAGCCAGGTCAGACTCTAGTATTGGACAATGCAACGTTTCATAAAGGGGGGCGGATTGCTGAACTGGTGGAGGCAGCTCAATGCCGTTTACTCTATCTACCACCTTATTCGCCAGACCTCAACAAGATAGAGAAATGTTGGTCGTGGCTGAAAGCCCGTATTCGCCACTGCATTGAGCAGTTTGATTCTCTCCATGATGCCATGGATTCCGTTCTCAAAGCTGCGTCCTAA
- the rpmA gene encoding 50S ribosomal protein L27, whose amino-acid sequence MAHKKGTGSTRNGRDSNAQRLGVKRYGGQVVSAGNILVRQRGCKFHPGNNVGIGKDDTLFAKVDGVVQFERRGKSGKKVSVYPVEVAS is encoded by the coding sequence ATGGCTCATAAGAAAGGAACAGGAAGCACCCGTAACGGTCGCGACTCTAACGCCCAGCGTTTGGGAGTCAAACGCTATGGCGGTCAAGTAGTCAGTGCAGGTAATATCCTCGTGCGTCAGCGCGGCTGTAAGTTCCACCCTGGGAACAATGTAGGCATTGGCAAAGATGATACTCTATTTGCCAAAGTAGATGGAGTTGTGCAATTTGAGCGCCGGGGGAAAAGCGGCAAGAAAGTCAGCGTTTATCCCGTAGAAGTGGCATCCTAG
- the rplU gene encoding 50S ribosomal protein L21, translated as MTYAIIETGGKQVRVEPGRFYDVESLPVDQDEKLTIEKVLLVQHDGNVHIGQPLVAGAIIEGTIVRHFRDRKVIVYKMRPKKKTRKKRGHRQEVTRLMIDSITLNGEVLASREQSENPTSEPQAATAE; from the coding sequence ATGACTTACGCAATTATTGAAACGGGCGGTAAACAAGTGCGGGTAGAACCGGGTAGGTTCTACGATGTTGAATCGCTACCAGTAGATCAAGATGAAAAACTAACCATCGAGAAAGTGCTGCTGGTTCAGCATGATGGTAACGTCCATATCGGTCAGCCTCTAGTAGCTGGGGCGATCATTGAGGGGACAATTGTGCGGCACTTCCGCGATCGCAAAGTTATTGTATATAAAATGCGACCCAAGAAGAAAACCCGCAAAAAACGTGGCCACCGCCAAGAAGTAACCCGATTGATGATTGATTCAATTACTCTCAACGGGGAAGTTTTGGCCAGTCGCGAACAGTCAGAAAACCCAACCTCAGAACCCCAGGCCGCGACAGCAGAATAA
- a CDS encoding IS630 family transposase (programmed frameshift): MPAPYSYDLRQKVIDAIELDGMPKTEASQVFHVSRNTINLWLQRKAQTGDFLPKPHHRPGNNHKITDWHKFKAFAQEHGHKTSAQMAELWDDDISPRTISRALKKIGFTKKKTYGYQERWKQQREEFMAQIEQMEPEEVVYLDEAAMNSQDSDYPYGYCEEGKRFHALKSGKRQGRVSMIAAWCHQQLLAPFSFEGCCNRTVFELWLEFILIPTLKPGQTLVLDNATFHKGGRIAELVEAAQCRLLYLPPYSPDLNKIEKCWSWLKARIRHCIEQFDSLHDAMDSVLQATS, from the exons ATGCCAGCCCCCTATAGTTACGACCTCAGACAAAAAGTTATTGATGCCATTGAACTAGACGGTATGCCCAAAACAGAAGCCAGTCAAGTTTTCCATGTCAGCAGGAACACCATTAATCTCTGGCTGCAAAGAAAAGCACAGACCGGAGACTTCCTCCCTAAACCTCATCACCGACCTGGCAATAACCACAAAATTACCGACTGGCATAAATTCAAGGCTTTTGCCCAAGAGCATGGCCACAAAACCTCCGCTCAAATGGCTGAACTTTGGGATGACGACATCTCTCCTCGCACCATATCCAGAGCCTTGAAGAAAATTGGCTTCACCA AGAAAAAAACTTACGGCTACCAAGAACGTTGGAAGCAACAGCGAGAGGAGTTTATGGCTCAGATTGAACAGATGGAGCCGGAAGAAGTGGTCTACCTCGATGAAGCCGCCATGAATAGTCAGGACTCGGATTACCCTTATGGTTACTGCGAGGAAGGAAAACGCTTCCATGCACTCAAATCAGGGAAGAGGCAGGGCAGGGTAAGTATGATAGCCGCATGGTGTCATCAACAACTCTTAGCTCCCTTTAGCTTTGAGGGTTGTTGTAATCGGACAGTGTTTGAGTTGTGGTTGGAGTTCATCTTAATTCCAACATTGAAGCCAGGTCAGACTCTAGTATTGGACAATGCAACGTTTCATAAAGGGGGGCGGATTGCTGAACTGGTGGAGGCAGCTCAATGCCGTTTACTCTATCTACCACCTTATTCGCCAGACCTCAACAAGATAGAGAAATGTTGGTCGTGGCTGAAAGCCCGTATTCGCCACTGCATTGAGCAGTTTGATTCTCTCCATGATGCCATGGATTCCGTTCTCCAAGCTACGTCCTAA
- a CDS encoding amino acid permease, with product MLYIWLERRELESAWGDIRQGIWMALVRMGVFQLSYTPDTKNWRPHILTFSGAPSKRWLLVELASSLSHNRSLFTVSTVLPSGARNQAQRSEMETTIREYLNKRGIRGLVRVIMAPDTFSGAQQLIESYGIGPLVPNTILLGDSQSPERRKSYCETLVHFHKTARSVLILRDESDRGFGARQKIDLGWGGLNTNGGLMLILAYLLRTSLEWRGAEINLNLVVPDETAAVAAHTNLAKVVAQLRIGAKPQVIVSQGQPFPEILRSSSQDADLVFLGMATPKEDLQYSKYYEGLQKMATGLPATIFVLAAPDFAFSEVLQKD from the coding sequence ATGCTATATATTTGGTTAGAGCGACGAGAACTAGAAAGCGCCTGGGGAGATATCCGTCAGGGAATTTGGATGGCTTTGGTACGCATGGGAGTGTTCCAACTGAGTTACACCCCAGACACCAAAAACTGGCGACCCCATATCCTCACCTTTTCCGGTGCGCCCAGTAAACGCTGGCTCTTAGTAGAATTAGCCTCCAGCCTCAGTCATAACCGTAGTTTATTTACTGTTAGTACAGTTTTACCCAGTGGAGCCAGGAACCAAGCCCAACGTAGTGAGATGGAAACCACTATTAGAGAGTATCTCAATAAACGGGGGATTCGGGGCTTAGTGCGGGTGATTATGGCTCCTGATACTTTCAGCGGAGCCCAACAACTCATCGAGTCCTATGGTATTGGTCCTTTAGTACCCAATACAATTTTATTAGGAGATTCCCAATCCCCTGAACGTCGAAAATCATATTGTGAAACCCTAGTACATTTTCACAAAACCGCTCGTAGTGTACTTATACTAAGAGATGAATCAGATCGGGGATTTGGCGCGCGACAGAAGATTGATCTCGGGTGGGGGGGTCTTAATACTAATGGAGGCTTGATGCTAATTCTGGCTTATTTGCTGCGGACGAGTCTGGAATGGCGCGGAGCCGAAATTAATTTAAACTTAGTTGTACCCGACGAAACAGCAGCCGTAGCAGCCCATACCAATTTGGCTAAAGTGGTTGCACAGTTACGCATTGGGGCTAAACCCCAGGTGATTGTGTCTCAAGGACAACCTTTCCCGGAAATTCTACGGTCTTCCTCTCAGGATGCCGATTTGGTATTTTTGGGTATGGCTACCCCCAAAGAGGATTTGCAGTACAGTAAATATTACGAGGGACTCCAGAAAATGGCTACGGGATTACCCGCTACAATTTTTGTGTTAGCTGCTCCTGATTTTGCCTTCTCTGAGGTGTTACAAAAAGATTAG
- a CDS encoding alpha/beta hydrolase, producing MGLNFQWSRFKLAVLSAIALGTHIAIATPVKAAETIIVRQGIMSLSLAIEDLETLANTGKVPPGLRGYELFLSPQQKQQVLGVLNSQVGIPPTAVSNLLTTQIGENILDEIATITRTQDPQTRGADIKTALLEAAESESGLSILGFLQSYPNPELRIDIDVAFDVFSRLNRSFWQTQQFMVEIVQQLGPTDANLTLPLDPTQPGPHQVITTTHTFEDTARNRTIDVDIYWSEAVTSDRPVVLFTHGRGSVRNELQYVARHLASHGYAFVTLEHPGSNQTYINQNLAMQPQELLERPQDISFVLDQLTQLTQTGGVIERSLNPNRVLVIGYSLGGGTALTIAGGEFQLDSLRRRCQQDAITLSSGQITQCIATELPGDRYRLYDPRIKAAIALNPTASLLFGETGLTQIRVPTLIFSTSADKLTPALSDQIAIFPQIPAPKWLVGVLGGTHLSAKDPDFVLDQSRVPRTPLSGDEVAGIAAADIQNYVKAFTLAMAAQLTPEAEKYQVFLTPEYFEFISTDAFPVRLLTEIPEPMQVLVDSFLENQLP from the coding sequence ATGGGGCTGAACTTTCAATGGTCTAGGTTCAAGTTAGCTGTACTTTCGGCGATCGCATTGGGGACTCATATTGCGATCGCTACCCCAGTGAAGGCAGCAGAAACAATTATAGTTCGCCAAGGGATTATGTCTCTCTCTCTGGCAATCGAAGATTTAGAAACATTAGCCAACACCGGAAAAGTTCCCCCCGGACTCCGAGGTTATGAGCTGTTTCTGTCCCCCCAACAAAAACAACAAGTCCTGGGAGTCTTAAATTCTCAAGTAGGTATCCCACCCACCGCCGTCAGCAATTTACTGACAACCCAAATTGGCGAAAACATCCTTGACGAAATTGCCACCATTACCCGCACTCAGGACCCCCAAACCCGAGGCGCAGACATTAAAACCGCCCTATTAGAAGCAGCCGAAAGCGAGTCTGGGTTATCAATACTAGGGTTTTTACAAAGCTACCCTAACCCAGAATTGAGAATTGATATCGATGTCGCCTTTGATGTATTTAGTCGCCTCAACCGTTCTTTTTGGCAGACTCAGCAGTTTATGGTGGAAATAGTCCAACAATTAGGACCCACAGATGCTAATTTAACCCTCCCCCTAGACCCCACCCAACCGGGTCCTCACCAAGTGATCACCACTACCCATACTTTTGAGGATACAGCCAGAAACCGCACCATTGATGTAGATATTTACTGGTCAGAAGCCGTAACCAGCGATCGCCCTGTGGTACTGTTTACCCATGGTCGCGGTTCCGTTCGCAATGAATTACAATATGTAGCCCGCCACCTAGCATCTCACGGCTATGCTTTCGTCACCTTAGAACATCCCGGGAGTAACCAGACCTATATTAACCAAAATCTGGCAATGCAACCACAGGAGTTGTTAGAACGTCCCCAGGATATTAGTTTTGTTCTCGATCAGTTAACTCAACTAACGCAAACTGGTGGAGTTATAGAACGTAGCCTTAATCCTAACCGCGTTTTAGTGATTGGTTATTCCCTCGGTGGTGGTACAGCTTTAACTATAGCTGGGGGAGAGTTTCAACTCGACTCCCTACGCCGACGCTGTCAGCAGGACGCAATCACTTTAAGTTCAGGACAAATTACCCAATGTATCGCCACTGAACTACCAGGCGATCGCTATCGGCTATATGATCCCCGCATTAAAGCAGCGATCGCCCTTAATCCTACCGCATCGTTGCTTTTTGGTGAAACCGGACTAACTCAAATCCGAGTTCCCACCCTCATTTTCTCCACCTCCGCCGATAAACTCACCCCCGCCTTATCCGACCAAATCGCCATATTTCCCCAAATTCCCGCCCCCAAATGGTTAGTTGGGGTTTTGGGAGGAACCCACCTCAGCGCCAAAGACCCCGATTTTGTCTTAGATCAATCCCGCGTTCCCAGGACACCCCTATCTGGTGATGAGGTAGCAGGTATCGCCGCCGCCGATATCCAAAACTATGTAAAAGCCTTTACCCTAGCTATGGCTGCACAACTGACACCAGAAGCCGAAAAATATCAAGTTTTTCTTACCCCAGAATACTTTGAGTTTATTTCTACCGATGCCTTTCCAGTGCGGCTACTCACGGAAATTCCCGAACCCATGCAGGTCCTGGTTGATTCATTTCTGGAAAACCAGTTACCGTGA
- a CDS encoding RNA-guided endonuclease InsQ/TnpB family protein: protein MYPSPELNQVWRKWLAACRYCYNQAIALSRSGKRLSKLKLRNKVMQSDLPAWVKETPGHIRQNAIFDAYLAFSASPGARFRSCRDSSQAIKFNNANFSSGSWYPRLTKGLTFMVSEAIPKTCGQGTQLVFTKGRWLAIFPEPVAVTPTDATGVIALDPGVRTFITGFDGSRFLELGSGDIGGITRLCQHLDDLMSRIAKEPCRSRRRRMRQADQRMRTKIRNLVDEAHKQIAHYLTHNYSIIFLPTFETSNMVAKVKRLIKSKTARAMLTWAHYRFKLTLRHQAEITGTTVVDVTEEYTSKTCTHCGHVHSQLGGSKVFRCPECGFTLPRDWNGAFGIFLKALRDTASVTLTGNSAIVALSGHSRINVA from the coding sequence ATTTACCCCAGCCCGGAGCTAAATCAAGTCTGGCGTAAATGGCTGGCTGCTTGTCGGTATTGCTACAACCAAGCAATTGCATTATCTAGGAGTGGTAAACGACTAAGCAAGTTAAAGTTACGCAATAAAGTGATGCAGAGCGACTTGCCTGCATGGGTCAAAGAAACACCCGGCCATATTCGGCAGAATGCTATCTTTGATGCCTATCTCGCCTTTTCAGCCAGTCCTGGCGCCAGGTTTAGGAGCTGTCGGGATAGTTCTCAAGCCATCAAGTTTAACAATGCTAATTTCTCTTCAGGGAGTTGGTATCCAAGACTAACGAAAGGATTAACTTTCATGGTTTCCGAAGCTATCCCTAAAACTTGCGGGCAAGGGACTCAGTTGGTGTTTACCAAAGGTCGATGGTTGGCGATTTTCCCTGAACCAGTTGCCGTTACCCCAACTGACGCTACTGGCGTAATTGCATTAGACCCGGGCGTCCGAACTTTCATAACTGGGTTTGATGGTTCACGATTTCTGGAATTGGGCTCCGGGGATATTGGAGGCATTACTAGGCTATGTCAACATTTGGATGATTTGATGAGCCGAATCGCCAAGGAACCCTGTCGTTCAAGAAGGCGACGGATGAGGCAAGCGGATCAACGAATGAGAACCAAAATCCGCAATCTAGTTGATGAAGCCCACAAACAAATTGCTCACTACTTGACTCACAACTACAGTATAATTTTTCTGCCGACCTTCGAGACTTCCAACATGGTTGCCAAGGTGAAGCGTCTAATCAAATCCAAGACTGCCCGCGCCATGCTGACATGGGCGCATTATCGATTCAAACTAACCCTGAGACATCAAGCCGAGATAACTGGAACCACAGTTGTAGATGTGACGGAAGAATACACCAGCAAAACCTGTACTCACTGTGGTCATGTGCATTCCCAGCTAGGTGGCTCAAAAGTGTTCCGATGTCCGGAGTGTGGGTTCACTCTACCCAGGGACTGGAACGGTGCTTTTGGAATCTTTCTAAAAGCTTTGCGGGATACCGCCTCTGTTACCTTAACGGGTAATAGTGCTATCGTCGCATTGTCCGGCCATAGCCGGATAAATGTCGCGTAA
- the ilvC gene encoding ketol-acid reductoisomerase translates to MARMYYDADANLDLLAGKTIAIVGYGSQGHAHALNLKDSGMNVIVGLYPGSKSAIKAKDAGLTVYPVDEAAKIADLIMILLPDEVQKTVYKNEIEPNLSEGKTLAFAHGFNIHFGQVVPPENVDVIMVAPKGPGHLVRRTYEEGQGVPCLFAVYQDASGQARDRAMAYAKGIGGTRGGILETTFREETETDLFGEQAVLCGGLSALIKAGFETLVEAGYQPELAYFECLHEVKLIVDLVVEGGLAQMRDSISNTAEYGDYTRGPRVITDATRAEMRQILKEIQTGQFAREFVLENQSGKAGFTAMRRQEAEHPIEEVGHDLRAMFSWLKKKA, encoded by the coding sequence ATGGCCCGTATGTACTACGATGCCGATGCCAACCTAGATCTATTGGCAGGTAAAACCATTGCAATTGTCGGTTATGGCTCCCAAGGCCATGCCCATGCCCTTAACCTTAAAGATAGTGGCATGAACGTCATCGTCGGGCTATATCCGGGGAGTAAGTCAGCCATTAAAGCCAAAGATGCTGGTTTAACAGTTTATCCGGTAGATGAAGCGGCTAAAATTGCCGACCTAATTATGATCCTGCTGCCGGATGAAGTGCAGAAAACCGTCTACAAAAACGAAATCGAACCCAATCTCAGCGAAGGCAAAACCCTAGCATTTGCCCACGGGTTTAATATCCATTTTGGTCAAGTTGTCCCCCCAGAGAATGTAGACGTGATCATGGTAGCGCCCAAAGGTCCCGGACATCTGGTGCGCCGTACATATGAAGAAGGACAGGGGGTTCCTTGTCTGTTTGCGGTTTATCAAGATGCGTCAGGACAAGCCCGCGATCGCGCTATGGCTTATGCTAAAGGTATTGGTGGCACTCGTGGTGGCATCTTAGAAACCACATTCCGGGAAGAAACAGAAACCGACCTATTTGGCGAGCAGGCGGTTCTCTGTGGTGGTTTAAGTGCGCTGATCAAAGCTGGATTTGAGACCCTTGTAGAGGCGGGATATCAGCCGGAATTAGCCTATTTTGAATGCCTCCACGAAGTGAAACTGATTGTAGATTTAGTGGTTGAGGGTGGTTTGGCTCAAATGCGCGATAGTATCTCCAATACGGCTGAATATGGAGATTATACTCGCGGCCCCCGTGTAATTACAGATGCGACCCGCGCAGAAATGCGTCAGATCCTCAAAGAGATCCAAACAGGTCAGTTTGCGCGGGAGTTTGTGTTAGAAAATCAATCTGGTAAAGCCGGGTTTACCGCCATGCGCCGCCAGGAAGCCGAACATCCTATCGAAGAAGTTGGTCATGACCTGCGGGCGATGTTTAGCTGGCTGAAAAAGAAAGCCTAA
- a CDS encoding tetratricopeptide repeat protein, translating to MRLSTLTLLTLTALAANESVNQATAAPNVTSSYNPVSDTENLVDEIDIEISQAELTATVSAPETWSQPELAEDSSLTTDEVVFIASASPALSVAKVSPSVGTSEFGYTVILLNTLLLISTLSPTLTLMFFWLVRRLVIRELVTETNKRLDKFDGLESQLKSSNYQSKKLVKDLEIQVRVAQKYIQFLRKEVEASKASIQELEHLKLQYLRQVQEMMMELQNYRNQTMEQVEPPGVPVPAPPMSQLPSKSTSNHPLPPKHPPTSQPLIADDFLKKGEALINERQYKQAIAACDRALEINPDLDEAWYQKGNALVRLQQYSQALECYDRALKIQPQRSDAWYNRGNVLVRLKRYSPALEAYNQALKIEPNDYAVWHNRGALLRKFQKYEQALDSYDRAIRLEANHYETWHNRGNVLSQLKRYQEAISSYDRAIQINPGQFDIWANRGMALCHIHQYSEALSCYEQAISLNSKEPELWISQGGVLVKLARYEEAVICYDRAISLKSDSYEAWMGRGEILTALKQYEQALANWDRVIALQPDAYQAWCQRGICLEKMEQHDDAIACFDTAIALKPDHAESWRHRGALLSRLKKYQEAIASLGKAISIQKDLRNGKKSANASQSIGDNNGFSPVPT from the coding sequence ATGAGGCTATCGACCCTAACACTGTTGACTCTGACTGCGCTTGCAGCTAACGAATCGGTAAATCAGGCAACTGCTGCCCCTAATGTAACATCTAGTTATAATCCGGTTTCTGATACGGAAAATTTGGTTGATGAAATTGATATCGAAATTAGCCAAGCTGAACTTACTGCGACTGTTAGCGCCCCGGAAACTTGGAGTCAGCCAGAATTAGCCGAGGATTCATCATTAACAACAGATGAGGTGGTATTTATAGCTTCAGCTTCCCCAGCTTTGTCAGTGGCGAAGGTGAGTCCTTCTGTGGGTACTTCTGAATTTGGCTACACGGTTATATTACTTAATACTTTGCTGTTAATTTCTACTTTGTCGCCCACTTTAACTTTGATGTTTTTCTGGTTAGTGCGGCGCTTGGTGATTCGAGAGTTGGTGACGGAAACTAACAAAAGATTAGATAAGTTTGATGGTTTAGAATCACAACTAAAATCTTCTAATTATCAATCTAAAAAATTGGTTAAAGATTTAGAAATTCAGGTGAGAGTAGCACAAAAGTATATTCAGTTTTTAAGAAAAGAGGTTGAGGCTTCTAAGGCTTCTATTCAAGAACTAGAACATCTGAAGCTACAGTATCTGAGACAGGTACAAGAGATGATGATGGAGCTGCAAAATTATAGAAATCAGACAATGGAACAGGTGGAGCCGCCAGGGGTACCAGTTCCTGCGCCGCCTATGTCTCAACTACCCTCGAAATCTACATCTAATCATCCATTACCTCCTAAGCATCCCCCCACTTCTCAGCCTTTAATTGCGGATGATTTCCTCAAAAAGGGGGAAGCGTTAATTAATGAACGTCAATATAAACAAGCGATCGCAGCTTGCGATCGCGCTTTGGAAATTAACCCTGATTTAGATGAGGCTTGGTATCAAAAGGGTAATGCTTTGGTGCGCCTACAACAATATTCGCAGGCTTTGGAGTGTTATGATCGGGCTTTAAAAATTCAGCCTCAGCGCTCAGATGCTTGGTATAATCGGGGTAATGTTTTGGTGCGGTTAAAACGCTATTCCCCGGCTCTGGAAGCCTATAATCAGGCGTTAAAGATTGAGCCTAATGATTATGCGGTTTGGCACAATCGGGGGGCTTTACTGCGTAAATTTCAGAAGTATGAGCAGGCTTTGGATTCTTATGATCGGGCGATTAGGCTGGAAGCCAATCATTATGAAACTTGGCATAATCGCGGTAATGTTTTAAGTCAATTAAAACGCTATCAGGAAGCTATATCATCTTATGATCGGGCGATTCAAATTAATCCAGGTCAGTTTGATATTTGGGCAAATCGAGGGATGGCTTTATGTCATATTCATCAATATTCGGAGGCGCTATCTTGCTATGAACAGGCGATATCTCTGAATTCTAAGGAGCCAGAACTTTGGATTTCTCAGGGGGGAGTTTTGGTAAAATTAGCACGTTATGAAGAGGCTGTGATTTGTTATGATCGGGCGATTAGCCTGAAATCGGATAGCTATGAGGCTTGGATGGGGCGAGGTGAGATTTTAACGGCTTTAAAACAGTATGAACAGGCGCTGGCTAATTGGGATCGGGTGATTGCTTTACAGCCAGATGCTTATCAGGCTTGGTGTCAACGGGGAATCTGTTTAGAGAAAATGGAACAACATGATGATGCGATCGCTTGTTTTGATACGGCGATTGCTTTAAAGCCAGATCATGCGGAAAGTTGGCGACACAGGGGCGCTTTATTGTCCCGACTGAAAAAATATCAGGAGGCGATCGCTTCTTTGGGAAAAGCTATCTCCATTCAAAAGGATTTACGCAACGGCAAAAAATCGGCTAATGCTTCTCAATCGATAGGTGATAATAATGGTTTCTCACCTGTTCCCACCTAA